The window AATAAAAGAGACAATCTATCATCTTTAGATATCGATAACATAATAAGATATAGTAAAAATAATATAATTATAGATTATAGTCATATAAAGGATATCAATTTAAACAAGAGAAACCTTTTTAAAAATGCTTATATTGCAGTAACTACTAGAGATGAAGAATACAAATTATATACAGAAGATAAAAAGATAGATATGAATAAGGTTTTTCATACCTTAAATAAGATACTTAAAGCCAAAGTTAGCCTGAAATAAGATAATACTAAATATACCTAACATATTTAAAGGCATAGAGCAGCCCCTCTATGTCTTTTCTATTTCTTTATGGTATTATATATATATACGAAAATGTCACAAAGGATGATGCCTCATGAAAAACTTTATTAATTCAAAAGAGTTTATAGCATTTTGTCATAGTGCCTTTGATAATATACCCATAGCCATAGATTTTTTAGATAAAGATGGCCGTATGATCTATATAAATAAAGCCTTCTCAGACTTTCTTCAAATTCCCATAAAAAATATGATAGGAAAACTAGTTACCGAAATAAATCCAACATCAAAATTTTTGCTAGCATTAAATGAAAAAAAAGCAGATATCGCTGTGAGACATGTATTCCCCAATGATAGAGAGGCCATATGCCACAGGATACCCATATTTGACAATAATGGCGAATTAATGGGCGGACTAGGTATGATTTTATTTGAAAAAGTCAATGAAATGAAAGAAATATTAAAAAAATGTGAAATACTAGATAAAAACCTTACACTATACAAAAATGAAATTGCTCGATTAAATAGTGCAAAATACACCTTATCAGATATCATAGGAAATGCTAAACCCATGACATTATGTAAAAAAAAGGTTAGAAAAATAGCCAATTTAAATCTCAATGTATTAATATCTGGAGAAAGTGGTGTGGGCAAAGAGCTTTTTGCTCAAGCCATTCACAACGAAAGTAATCGTGCCCATATGCCCTTTGTAAGTATAAACACCTCTGCAATACCAGAAAACCTATTGGAGTCTGAATTATTTGGCTATGAAGAAGGGGCATTTACTGGGGCAAAATCTGGAGGCAATATAGGAAAATTTGAACTGGCCAATGGAGGGACTATATTTCTAGATGAAATAGCAGATATGCCCTATTATATGCAGGCAAAAATATTGAGGGTGATCCAAGAAAAAGAAATAGTTCGTATAGGAGATAATAAACCTATCCCCATTGATATAAAAATCATATCTGCAACACATAAAAACTTAGAGAAAATGGTTGCCAATAATAAATTTAGAGAAGATTTATATTATAGATTAAATGTATTAAATCTAGAAGTACCTCCATTAAGAGAACGAACTGAAGATATACCTGAACTATCAGAAAATTTTCTTATGGAATTCAATAAAGAATATGGTTTTTATAGAAAATTATCAAAAAATGCCATGGATATCCTAAAAAGTTATTCTTGGCCCGGTAATGTAAGAGAATTGAGAAATGTCTTAGGTAAGGCATGTGTAAATGCAGACAATACTATAATAACTGCCAATGATTTGCCTGCAAACCTATTCATAGATTCCATAGTTAAAGACAATAAAAACGATTCAGGATTTTATAATATAATAAAAAAAGTAGAAAAACAATTAATTAAAAACGCCCTTACTCAAAGCAATAACAATAAAGCAGAGGCAGCGAGAATTTTACAAATACCCCGCATGACACTGTATAGAAAAATAGAAGATTTAAAAATTGATATTTAAAATAATTATTATCTTGACAATAATTTCATTAATTGATAAAATATTAACAAGTTCAATGTTATTGAGAGTATTCTTAATTTCATTGTCCATAATAATATATAAGTACGACCTAACAGAATGGAGTTTTTCTCATCTGAAAGGAAGGATTATACAAGACGTTTCATTATGAATTCTATGCCTTCTTTTTAGAGAAGGTTTTTTTATTTGTATAATAAAGGATGTGTAAATATGAAAAGAATTGCTGTTATTGGCGCTGTACTAGATGAACCTAAAAAAATTCAAAAGACTTTTAATGATACTATAGCAGAATATTCCCATATAGTAAGGGGACGAATGGGACTCCCCTTTGAAACAGAAGGTATATCTGTTATTTCCATAACAGTTTTAGGAGAAATGGATGAAATCAATAGTCTAACAGGAAAATTAGGTAATATCCCCCATGTATCAGTAAAGACTTCTATCTCTAAAAAGACAGTAAAATAAAAGAATATAGCAAAGGAGATATCTATGAAAAGATTAATTGATAAACTCCATATTGAAAGTAATCTATCTAAAAATGAACTTCTTAACCTCTTAAACAATATGACATCAAAAGATATAATATATCTAAAAGAAAAAGCCAATATGGTACGAAATAAACATTATCAAAACAAGGTATTTCTAAGGGGTTTGATAGAATTTACTAATCATTGTAAATCCCATTGTATCTATTGTGGTATAAATGCCAAAAACTCCTTGGCCCACAGATATAGACTTTCTAAGGAAGATATTTTGAACTGCTGTAATACAGGATATAAACTGGGATACCGTACCTTTGTATTACAAGGTGGAGAAGATCCTTATTTTACCGATGACAAAATGGTAGACATTATTGAAACCATAAAGACACAATACCCCCATTGTGCCATTACTTTATCTATAGGAGAAAAGAGCTATCAATCCTATAAAAGATTTTATGACTCCGGTGCAGATAGATATCTCCTCCGACACGAAACTGCATCTAAATCCCTATATGAGTCTTTACACCCAAATATGAGCTTTGAAAATAGAATAAGGTGTCTCTATGACCTAAAGTCCATAGGTTATCAAGTAGGTGCTGGATTTATGGTGGGTCTTCCAAATCAAACTAATGAAGATCTAGTACAGGATCTACTATTCTTAAAAAAACTAGGTCCCCATATGGTTGGAATAGGTCCATTTATCCCCCATGAAGATACTATATTAAGAAACTGTTCTTCAGGCACAGTAGATAAAACTGCCATACTTCTAGCCATGATCCGACTTATATTGCCAGATGTACTACTCCCTGCCACAACGGCATTGGGGACTCTACATCCCACAGGTAGAGAAAAAGGGCTAAAGTCAGGGGCAAATGTAGTTATGCCCAATCTATCTCCTACAAATGTAAGGGAAAAATATTCTCTATATAATGGCAAAATTTGTACTGGTGAAGAAGCAGCAGAATGCATGAATTGTATCAAAGGACGTATTGAAAGTTCAGGATTTATTTTGGACTTTTCTAGAGGAGATAATATTAATTGGAAACGAAAATATTAAAATAAGGAGAGGTTTCTTATGAATAGTACTCCCTCAGCTAACAGGCCCCATATAGTATTATATGGGAATAGAAATAGTGGTAAATCTTCGTTGCTCAATGCTATCATTGGACAGGAAATTTCTCTAGTATCAGATATAAAAGGCACCACTACCGATCCTGTAACTAAATCTATGGAATTAATACCTCTAGGCCCTGTGGTATTTATAGATACTGCAGGGTTGGATGATATGGGTACATTGGGAGAACTTAGAGTTAAAAGAACATTAAAAATACTCCAACGCACAGATTTTGCCATATATGTAATGGATGGAAATAAAATAGATAAAGAAGATTATAAAAAAGCTATCCACAATTTTAAAAAATTTCATATTCCATATATGACTGTTATCAACAAAATAGACAGATTGTCTAAGGATAATCTTAATAATTTGAAAAAGATATATCCCAATGCCATATTTGTATCGGCAAAAGAAGAATTTCATATCCTTGAACTCAAGGATAAACTAATAGAAGGTATTCATAAGCAAGAAGAAGATCCACCTATAGTAGGAGATTTAGTACCGTATAATGGAACTATAATATTGGTAGTCCCCATAGATTCAGAGGCACCGAAGGGTCGTATTATCCTGCCACAGGTTCAAGTGATAAGAGATGCATTGGATCACGGCATAAAGTCCTATGTAGTAAGGGACACAGAGCTATCCAATGCACTAAAAGATTTAAATCATGTAGATTTAGTAATAACTGATTCCCAAGCATTTAATAGAGTAGATCAAATAGTCCCTAATAATATATCCCTTACCAGCTTTTCCATATTATTCGCCCGCTATAAGGGAGATTTAAATGCCTTTATTGAAGGTATTCACACGCTGGAAGAATTGAAAGAAGGAAGTAAGATATTGATATCGGAAAGTTGTACCCACAATCATTCCCATGAAGATATAGGAAGAGTTAAAATTCCCAATGGATTGGAAAGACACCTCCGTAAAAATTTTGATTTTACCTTTAGAATGGGACACGACTTCCCCAATGATGTATCAAAATATGACTTGATCATACACTGTGGGTCATGTATGGTAAACAGCAAAACTATGAGTACCAGAATTCAAATGTGTAGAGAACAAGGAGTACCAATCACTAACTATGGTATGGTACTGGCCTATTTATCAGGTATATTAAAAAGAAGCATGGGAATATTTAAGTCCTAATTTATATCCAGTAGTCGGTAGTATACCAACTACTGGATATATTTCATTCCATCAACTCATAGCTATTGAGTATAACTGGCATTTTCAAAGTATCTAATACCCTTTCCAATAGCACCCCTTCTCTTTTATTATAATTAAATCCATAACTGGCCCTAATAGCTGTCGTTATAAATTGTACCGATTTATCTAAGGCTATAGGTAAACTATCACCTGTGAGCAAACTGCCTATCAATACACTGGTAAAGGTATCTCCTGTACCTGGAAAATTGGCAGGAATATATTTGCAACCTACCTTCCAAAACTTATTGTTAATCCTATCATATGCCATCACATCTGTGTTGCCCAATTCATATTCATCGGGAACACTGGTAATAACCACTATGGAGGGTCCCATATCTGATAACTCCATAAGCCACTCCTTTACCTTACATTGGTCAATATTGTCCACTACAGGCCTGTCTAATAAGTAAGCAGCCTCTGTAAAATTAGGAGTAATTATATCTGCTTTTGTTATTAATCCCCTCATCTTTTGTACCATATCTTTATCCATAGTAGTATACAGTTCTCCCTTATCTCCCATTACTGGATCTACCACTGTGATATTGGACTCATTACCAAAATCATCAATAAACTGTGAAATTATATCTATTTGTCTAGTTGAAGCTAAAAACCCGCTATATATACAGTCAAAATCTATATTTTCCTTTTTCCAATGATTCATATAGTCTTCCATAGAATCAGTCAAATCTACAAATGTAAAATCCTCAAAATCTCCAGTATGAGTAGACAAAACTGCTGTGGGAAACGGACATACCTGAATACCCATAAATGAAAGAACTGGAATTATTGATGTAAGAGCTGCCCTACCAAAGCCTGATAAATCGTGGATAGCAGCTACCCTTTTAACTGGATTATGCATTATTATCATCCCCTTATTTTGAACATAAAAATATTATAACATAAAAATAAGGTGACAAAGAAAATCTTCATTGTCACCTCATCAAAAGGGAATATAATCCTATTCCCACAAAGGCACCTATACTATCTATCAATACATCAACTGCTTGAGCACCTCTACCTGGCACAAATAGCTGATGGATTTCATCTGAAATGGCATAAATGACACAAAATAAAAAAGAAAAAACAAATGCCCTATACCCTTTTACCCCAGTTGTTATAAATGCATTCATGGTCAATATACCCAAAATAAAATATACTGCACCATGGGCACACTTTCGTACTATATGGTCAAATTTTGAAACTACATCCTTGGTATTATCTGTTTCAATATCTAAAGATACAAGTCTCCCTACTGCCTTTATTATTACTTCTGTTACCCTTTTACTGAGATTACCAGATTCTGTTGCTGGTTGAGCCGATAAAGCAAAAATAAATAGCATCCAAAATACAACCATTGCCCATGAAAAAATCACCATCATTTTCTTATTTTTAAATACATCCATTACATCATACACCCTTTAACACCCGAAAATATTTACTAAGGTTTTACTTATTCAAAAAATCTAAGATATTTTGTTGAAGATTGATACCTCTTTATAATTAAAATAGGTTTCTTAGAATGGGATGCCACCCTTTGAGGTAATGTGGATAGAAAATTACGCTTAAACCTCTTACTGGAATCTCCCACAATAGTCAAGTCGCTGTCATTTGTTGCTTCAAGGATAGCATCTGTTGGAGAATACTTTTCTAAAAGCTCATATTGTACATCTATATTTTCCTCCATTTCAGCAATTTCTTTTAATTCTTCCAATGCATATTTCTTTTCTTCTTCACTTGTATCTGGATTTATAACCCTCAAGACCTTTAATGTTGCACCAGTATTTAAAGCCAATCTTTTACCTAGAAACAAACCATATCTAGAGTTGTGTTTACCATCATATGCAACCAATATTTTTTTAGGATCTTTAGTAAAATGTCCCTTAAGTACTGCTATATGAGTCTTAGCATTGGTCAATATTTTATGGGTTATTCCCCCTATTGCATATTGTAATCTATTTCCTCTTTGCCATCCCATGATGATTAGATTGGCCTTCTCTTTTTCACTCTGTTCCATTATAGCATTAGAGACATCATGGTCAAAGGTAATGACATATTTTTGCCTATGACTGGTCACTTCTGTCCATTCACTAAATACCTTTTCTAATATCTTACAATCCTTACTTTTTGAATCATGATAACACTCTCTAGCAGCATTTAATGCCGTCTGCTCTGGTACTTTAACAACATTTAATCCAATAATCATATCTCCTAGCCTATCAGCAAGATACAATAAATCTTCTTCATTGTCAGGGTTTGATATGGGTACCAATATCCTTTTCTCTTCTGAGTGAATATCTATAGGTACCTCTCCTTCTCCTAAATAAGATTGAATACTATAATTAAATTCAATCTTATCCCTGCCAGTAAAAACATATAGAAATATCCCTATAATAATAACCACTAGAGCAAACACCATAGAAAATACACCTAATGAAGGTAATAATAAAAGACTACCAACTATACCTATTATCTGAGTAAATGGATAGAAAGGATCTTTAAAACTAGGAGCATAATCTGGATTTTTGCTCTTCCTATATATCAATACTGAAAAATTAACTAAGACAAAAACCATTACATTAAAAGTAGACCCTAACTTAGCTAATTGCTCTACATCAAATAATATCAATAACCCCAACATAGTAACTCCTGTCACAAGTATGGCACGATAAGGTGTTTGGAATTTCTTATGTATCTCTACTAGAGAACGGGGTAATAAATTGTCCCTAGCCATTGCAAAGGGAAACCTAGATGATGATAAAATAGCAGCATTGGCAGTAGATACTGTAGCAAAAAAACCTGCTATTGTAATTATAATACGACCTGGTGTACCTGCCATTATAGTTGCTGCATAGACAAGAGGTGTATTAGTATTCAATAGACTTTCCAACGACACCATACCATTTACAGTAATAATTATTCCTCCATATATAAGTATAACCAATATTACTGAACCTAAAAAAGCTCTAGGGATATTTTTAGACGGGTCTTTTACTTCCTCAGAGATAGCTGCAAGTTTTACTATACCTAAATATGAGATAAAAATAATCCCAGTTGTTTCAAAAACTGAAGATACACCATAGGGCATAAAGGGTTTTAATAATTTTTTATCTATCATAGCACTTCCTCTAATGGTAAATACCAATAAAATTAAAATCAATCCCACTACTATTATATTTTGGAGACTACCACTACTTTTTGCTCCCCTATAGTTAATCAATAAAAGGATTATTCCTACACCGAAAGCCGCTATAACAATGGGCATTGAAAAAAATACATTTAAATATTCTGCGAGCCCAACTAAAGCAAATGAGCCTTTAAATACCAAAGATAACCATGCGCCCAATCCAATAATGGTACCAAACATAGGCCCCAATGCCCTACTAATAAAATAATAACTTCCTCCCGCTTGGGGCATTCCTGTGGCAAGCTCCACAACACTAAATGTTGTAGCTAGAGTAATGAGTCCTCCTATTATAAAGGAAAGTACAGCTGCTGGCCCAGCAGTAGATATAGCTATACTGGGTAAAACAAATATTCCTGCTCCAATCATGGTTCCAGTTCCTATGGCAAAAACGGGAAAGAAACCTAAACTTCTTCCTAATCTCTGTTGCGTTTTATTCATTAATATAATCACTTCCTTTCCATTCAAATCTGTTTTAATAAAACTTTTATTAATTTTATAATTATAATATACCTACTGATATAATATTGAAACAAAAAATTTTAAAGGGTACGATATTAATACCGTACCCTTTACACTTTAAATCTATCCTATAAATGCTAAATTTCCTTACTTGCTGACACTTCATCATTTAAAATATTTTTGCAAAATACATCATTTACCTCAAAATTATTTTTATATGTGGGAACCATCTGAGCTATATAAGATTTTAATTCATTTTCATCGGAATTGTCCACTATTTCCTTTAAGTTTTCCATCGCATTAATCATAAGCCTATAATCTGTAAATGTGGGTTTTCCTATAAATATTTTTTTATGCTCTGTAGATTCTATCCCTTCCTCGTCCAATAATAATTCCTCAAACAATTTTTCACCAGGTCTCAAACCCACAATCTCTATGGGAATATCCACTTCAGGTTCAAACCCTGACAGTCTTATTAAATCTCTAGCTAAATCTATAATCTTTACAGGCTCACCCATATCAAGTACAAATACCTCTCCACCCTTGGCCATGGCACCAGCCTGTATAACCAGCTGAGATGCCTCTGGTATAGTCATAAAATACCTTATAACTTCTTCATGGGTTACAGTAACAGGCCCTCCATTGGCAATCTGTCTCTTAAACAGTGGGATAACACTACCATTACTACCCAATACATTGCCAAATCTCACAGCAACAAATTCTGTATCACTTACCTTATCCATGGATTGTATTATCATCTCACATATCCTCTTACTTGCCCCCATTATATTTGTAGGATTAACAGCCTTATCTGTGGAGATCATCACAAATTTCTTTACTCCATACCTATCTGCTGATTGAGCAAGATTAAGGGTACCAAAGACATTGTTTTTAATAGCCTCTTTGGGATTGTCTTCCATTAAAGGCACATGTTTATGGGCTGCCGCATTAAATATAACATCAGGTCTTATATCCTTGATTATTTGGTCTATCCTCTTCTTATCCCTTATTGAACCAATTATTGTCTTTAGGGTAAGTCCATCACCATATATGGATTTAAGTTCATTCTGTATATCATATGCATTATTCTCATATATATCCAATATGGCCAATTCTGAAGGATTGAACTTGGCAATCTGTCTACACAACTCCGAACCTATGGAACCACCACCACCAGTTACCATTACCTTTTTTCCCTTAAGATAACCGCTGATACTGTCGATATCTAGACTTATTTGTTCCCTACCCAATAAATCTTCTATCTGAACTTCCCTAATTTCCTTTATACTTACCTTTCCATCTATTAATTCATACATACCTGGAAGTATCTTAAGCTTCGCCTTGGTCCTCTTACATTCCTCTACAATTTCTCTCAAATCCTTCTTACTTCCTGAAGGAATAGCTATAATGATTTCATCAACCTTTTTTCTATGCACAACTCCCATTATGTCATAACGTTGTCCCATTATAGGTACTCCATTTATCCTCTGTCCTTCCTTTGAAGGATTGTCATCTATTATGGCTACAGGTTTACTATTTAGCTCCTTATGGTTTTTGAGTTCCTTTATAACCATTGCCCCTGCATCTCCACCACCTATTATCATAACCCTTTTTTCTATTCCCTTGGGTTTAATATCGCTATCCTTTAATCTTCTCAATGCCCTATAACTAAACCTAATTCCTCCTATAAATATCACATCAAACATACCAGCAAGTATATATATACTTCTGGGAAAATGGGATTGATTTATAAACAAATAGCTTAATGCACCAGCATTGGCCACCATACCAGCCACAACTATCTGTATCATCTCTTCTACACTGGCATATTTCCATAGACTTTCATAAAGTTTAAAATAATAGAACACTAAAAGTTTAATAACTGTAAGGGCTATAAAGTTGTCCATATATACTTGTAGATACCCTTGTTCAATCTTTCCTTCAAATCTTAAAAAAAGTGATACATAGTAGGACAAATTTACTGCTAGTATATCAATCATTATTAGATATATAGTCCTAATTTTCTTCTGCATAAAATCTTCCCCTTTTACTTCTTGCTTAAGTACTAACTAAAGTATATTTCAATCCTTCTCTTTTTTCAATGGAAAATATAATAAAAAAATACAGTGGAAAGATTAATCACTGCCACTGTATATCGAAATCTCAATAGCTTCTATAATAACTAAGAACTACTAACTACAGAGCCATAATTATCAACTATGTCCCTAATATAGTCCAAAAACTCGTCCTTTAAATCATCTCTTCTCAGTGCATATTCTACAGTCGCCTGAAGAAATCCCAATTTATCCCCTACATCATATCTTCTTCCTTCAAAATTGTAGGCATACATAGCTTCTCTTTTAGCTAATTCCTTCAATGCATCGGTTAATTGGATCTCCCCGCCTTTTCCAGGCTTAGTATGTTCTAATATTTCAAATATAGGTGGATTTATAATATATCTTCCCAATACAGCTATATTTGAAGGTGATTCTTCTACAGTAGGTTTTTCCACCATGCCCTTTACTTTATATACCCTATTTTCTATATATTTTCCATCTACTATACCATATTTACACACATCTTCTTTATCTACTTCCTGTACTCCTAAAATAGATGTCTTGTATTCATTGTATACCTCTATCATTTGTTTTAAACAAGGTTTTTCTGCATATACTATATCGTCTCCCAATAATACTGCAAAGGGCTCGTTTCCTATAAAAGACTTGGCACAATATATGGCATGACCTAGCCCCTTAGGTTCTTTTTGACGAATATAGTGGATATTCACTAAATCAGATATCTTTCTAACTTCTTCAAGCAGATCCATCTTGCCTTTCTTCTCTAATTCCAGTTCCAGCTCTACAGATTTGTCAAAATGATTTTCTATAGATGTTTTATTCCTTCCAGTAATAATCAGTATCTCTTCTATACCTGAATTTACAGCCTCTTCAATAATATATTGCAAAGTGGGCTTATCCACTATAGGTAACATTTCCTTTGGTTGTGCCTTAGTAGCTGGTAAAAATCTAGTACCTAAACCTGCAGCAGGTATTATCGCCTTTCTTACAATCACTTTGAGTCCCCCTTTAGCTATTTTTAATCATATATATTATTCTACTATATTAGTCAATTTTAGACAAAAACATTTCTACATAGTCTTAAATAGTTTTAATACTTCATTGGCTTCAATTTCATCCAATGTTTCCATTTTATCCATATATTCCAATGCTCCAAATCTTACACCTATATTTTTATTTGAATAATTTTTAATTTTTTTAATTAAATTTGTTACCTTGGCAGTTCCAATTTTCCAATCCAGCACTGATAGTATCTTTAAATTAAATAATTCTAAATATATATCCTGCAATTGACACCAATCATCATTAGAAGTTATATTTTCACATATTAACTGAATTATTTTATCTGTGACCTTATTTATTGCTTCTATGCTATTATCATCTAAAAAATGTATAGATTTTATCTCAGTGAAACTGTGTGCTATCTGTATAATTAATAGCTGTGCTATATTATTTGCCAATGTTTCTTCAAATGAGGCATACAGTTTTAAAAAGCTATCATTGTTCTTAAATCTATCTCCAATAAATTTTATAAAAGTTTCAAAATCCTCTGCATTATTTCCAAGCTCTATTTCAAACAATATTGTAAAAAATACATTACACTGGAAATCACTGTTGATCAAATTTAATATTGTACTTCCCATAATTTTGGAAAATTCATCATCTAATAGTACATCTCTCTCAAATTGTATTTCTCTATTAAAGTTAATGTCATTATTACCAATTTCTTTTAATCTAGCTAATGTTTTTAGCAAAGTTTTATTGTAGTCCTCTAGATTTTCAGCATTATTAGTTCTAAATATATACCGCATTATAGTGTCACAAGATTTTCTAAAGTCTATGGTGAACCCAATACTATCTTTAATTTTAACAGAAAAAATTTCATATATTATTTTTGATAACAATTTTTCTAATTGATCTATTCTAGCTGCTGTATCAACAGTGTTTAATTTATTAAACTGATTATATATTAATAGAAGCTGATTATCTATCATAGTAAGATTTTTCTTAATTGAACCCATTATATCTTTAAAAAAACCATCCCATACCATATAATTGTTGTTTTTATATATTACTTTATGCTCTATTTCTCCCCAAAATATATTAACAAGGGATTTAATCTGGAGTTCAAAGTTAAAAGTTTTATTGTTATATTTATATAATCCATCTATCCTATATATTTCAAATCCATTTTTTTGTTGTTGGGGTTGAGTACTAGTTAATTCCAAGCTGATTTTTTCATTTAAAGGATTACAATAATAACCATCAGAAAGCTTTTTATTAAAATGCTTCTTCAATACTTCATATATTTTTCTCTCATCTTCAATAAATCTACATTCAATCCTAACCCCTATTAAATCAGAAAGATTTAACAATAGTTCTTCTGGTGATTCATATTTTTGATAATAGTTATTTCTAAGTATTTTTTCTTTTAGACTCAAAGGAGATTTAACTCTTGAATTTATATTTAAAACTTCTTCACTATTTGATTTTAGTATCTCTTTAAAATATTCTTCTATTTCATTATAAACCACATTTATTTCACTTTCTAAACTATCTAAATACTCCATCACCTCTTCTATAAAATCAAACAATTGTAACTGCATATTTTTTCCTCCTACTATAATATATAATTGGTTGTAACTTGATTGACTTTGATACTATTAATTTTTATGACTTATATAGATAGTTTACATTACAATGCTTACAAAATCAAAATACCTGATTACACCTATATGAAAATTTCATATATATATAGTTTTCAAAAAAATTCCTCTCTTGATATTGATTTGTATGCTTATATCATAACATATGGTAAAACACTGATTTTACACTAATTTACTAAAGGGAATATATAAATATTGGAGAATCTATATATTAAATAATATAAGATAAGGTTATAAAGAAAGGGGATAAAAATGAAAATCCGAGATATTATGACTCCTTTAAAGAGCAATAAGCACATAGTAGATGGTATAAATGGAAATACTGACATATACTCTCTAGGCAACAAATATAAAACTTTTAGTAATTCTACTTTAGAAATTATCGATAACCAAAGTTATAAAATTGGAGAATTAAATAAAGAATTATTGTCTTATATCATTAGTACATCTAATAAATACATAACTAACGATATTTTAAATAAAATTGAAGATGGTGTTGTAGCTATTGATGCAAAAGGTAAGATTTTTTTTGCAAATCATGCCTATTCTAAAATCTTAGGAGTTCCAATATGCAAAATCATAGGAAAATCAATGCAAAAAATAGAACCAGGAGCAGCAATATTAGATGTGTTACAAACAAAAACACCTATTAATAAGGAGAAACAATATATTGAATCCTTAGATAAATATGTTTCTGTTAGAATATATCCAATTAAACAAAATGGTGCATTAGGTGGAGCAGTATCAATTTTTACCGATACCACAGAATTGATTAAATTGAATAA of the Clostridiisalibacter paucivorans DSM 22131 genome contains:
- a CDS encoding TM1266 family iron-only hydrogenase system putative regulator, which produces MKRIAVIGAVLDEPKKIQKTFNDTIAEYSHIVRGRMGLPFETEGISVISITVLGEMDEINSLTGKLGNIPHVSVKTSISKKTVK
- a CDS encoding sigma-54 interaction domain-containing protein; translation: MKNFINSKEFIAFCHSAFDNIPIAIDFLDKDGRMIYINKAFSDFLQIPIKNMIGKLVTEINPTSKFLLALNEKKADIAVRHVFPNDREAICHRIPIFDNNGELMGGLGMILFEKVNEMKEILKKCEILDKNLTLYKNEIARLNSAKYTLSDIIGNAKPMTLCKKKVRKIANLNLNVLISGESGVGKELFAQAIHNESNRAHMPFVSINTSAIPENLLESELFGYEEGAFTGAKSGGNIGKFELANGGTIFLDEIADMPYYMQAKILRVIQEKEIVRIGDNKPIPIDIKIISATHKNLEKMVANNKFREDLYYRLNVLNLEVPPLRERTEDIPELSENFLMEFNKEYGFYRKLSKNAMDILKSYSWPGNVRELRNVLGKACVNADNTIITANDLPANLFIDSIVKDNKNDSGFYNIIKKVEKQLIKNALTQSNNNKAEAARILQIPRMTLYRKIEDLKIDI
- a CDS encoding pyridoxamine kinase; protein product: MHNPVKRVAAIHDLSGFGRAALTSIIPVLSFMGIQVCPFPTAVLSTHTGDFEDFTFVDLTDSMEDYMNHWKKENIDFDCIYSGFLASTRQIDIISQFIDDFGNESNITVVDPVMGDKGELYTTMDKDMVQKMRGLITKADIITPNFTEAAYLLDRPVVDNIDQCKVKEWLMELSDMGPSIVVITSVPDEYELGNTDVMAYDRINNKFWKVGCKYIPANFPGTGDTFTSVLIGSLLTGDSLPIALDKSVQFITTAIRASYGFNYNKREGVLLERVLDTLKMPVILNSYELME
- the hydE gene encoding [FeFe] hydrogenase H-cluster radical SAM maturase HydE, which encodes MKRLIDKLHIESNLSKNELLNLLNNMTSKDIIYLKEKANMVRNKHYQNKVFLRGLIEFTNHCKSHCIYCGINAKNSLAHRYRLSKEDILNCCNTGYKLGYRTFVLQGGEDPYFTDDKMVDIIETIKTQYPHCAITLSIGEKSYQSYKRFYDSGADRYLLRHETASKSLYESLHPNMSFENRIRCLYDLKSIGYQVGAGFMVGLPNQTNEDLVQDLLFLKKLGPHMVGIGPFIPHEDTILRNCSSGTVDKTAILLAMIRLILPDVLLPATTALGTLHPTGREKGLKSGANVVMPNLSPTNVREKYSLYNGKICTGEEAAECMNCIKGRIESSGFILDFSRGDNINWKRKY
- the hydF gene encoding [FeFe] hydrogenase H-cluster maturation GTPase HydF, whose protein sequence is MNSTPSANRPHIVLYGNRNSGKSSLLNAIIGQEISLVSDIKGTTTDPVTKSMELIPLGPVVFIDTAGLDDMGTLGELRVKRTLKILQRTDFAIYVMDGNKIDKEDYKKAIHNFKKFHIPYMTVINKIDRLSKDNLNNLKKIYPNAIFVSAKEEFHILELKDKLIEGIHKQEEDPPIVGDLVPYNGTIILVVPIDSEAPKGRIILPQVQVIRDALDHGIKSYVVRDTELSNALKDLNHVDLVITDSQAFNRVDQIVPNNISLTSFSILFARYKGDLNAFIEGIHTLEELKEGSKILISESCTHNHSHEDIGRVKIPNGLERHLRKNFDFTFRMGHDFPNDVSKYDLIIHCGSCMVNSKTMSTRIQMCREQGVPITNYGMVLAYLSGILKRSMGIFKS
- a CDS encoding VanZ family protein, translated to MYDVMDVFKNKKMMVIFSWAMVVFWMLFIFALSAQPATESGNLSKRVTEVIIKAVGRLVSLDIETDNTKDVVSKFDHIVRKCAHGAVYFILGILTMNAFITTGVKGYRAFVFSFLFCVIYAISDEIHQLFVPGRGAQAVDVLIDSIGAFVGIGLYSLLMR